From Leptospira congkakensis, one genomic window encodes:
- a CDS encoding tetratricopeptide repeat protein — protein sequence MRPLVVLIFALSLGFCTSEPQKNPTRDPYSLETLIFLEEVLLDVWESSESREGAMSRLRYVCRTRDTDDGYLCYTWGLLEYHRGNFAESYTAFRKALEKNPNDSLYKNMLRISAEKSGNLPDLKAHSRDGEVLAVFTETQKLCKDNKPPKSESFLFLAERGVLTKESLRRGVLADCFQNLSEADRSQIQKEIRLSSLSYKERLYADQMKSDPFSRIWDTASYHRGETGKEAVGASAGVVSVSSSLGTEAGVPLQGTTFRPGAPITEAWKKVKLAASSGNESQGREGIRSFLSEIQSAKRKGKLEGQLALALERAAKLLLEQDPQYSKLRFLSKEL from the coding sequence ATGCGTCCTTTGGTTGTCCTGATTTTCGCTCTTTCCCTTGGGTTTTGTACTTCCGAACCACAAAAGAACCCAACCCGAGATCCTTATAGTTTGGAGACACTAATTTTCTTAGAAGAAGTGCTTTTGGATGTTTGGGAGTCCTCCGAATCGAGAGAGGGAGCAATGTCCCGACTAAGATACGTTTGCCGAACTCGAGATACCGATGATGGGTATTTATGTTATACTTGGGGATTACTCGAATACCACCGAGGTAATTTCGCTGAAAGTTATACTGCCTTTAGAAAGGCTCTAGAAAAAAATCCAAACGATAGCCTCTACAAAAATATGTTACGAATTTCCGCTGAAAAATCCGGAAATTTACCAGATTTAAAGGCACATTCCAGAGATGGCGAAGTCCTCGCTGTATTTACAGAAACTCAAAAACTCTGTAAGGATAACAAACCGCCAAAATCTGAATCTTTTCTATTTCTTGCCGAACGAGGTGTTCTCACAAAGGAAAGTTTGCGACGAGGGGTTCTTGCCGATTGTTTCCAAAACTTGAGCGAAGCTGACCGCTCACAAATCCAAAAAGAAATTCGCCTCTCTTCTCTTTCTTATAAGGAACGATTGTATGCCGACCAAATGAAGTCCGATCCATTTTCTCGGATTTGGGACACTGCAAGTTATCACAGGGGGGAAACTGGGAAAGAAGCTGTAGGTGCCAGTGCGGGTGTGGTATCTGTTAGTTCTTCTCTTGGAACAGAAGCGGGAGTTCCCTTGCAAGGGACAACCTTCCGACCTGGTGCGCCCATCACAGAGGCTTGGAAAAAAGTAAAACTTGCCGCCTCATCTGGAAACGAATCTCAAGGAAGAGAAGGCATTCGTAGTTTTTTATCTGAAATCCAATCGGCAAAACGAAAGGGAAAACTAGAAGGTCAATTGGCCCTTGCTTTAGAAAGGGCCGCCAAGTTACTTCTAGAACAAGACCCACAGTATTCTAAACTTCGTTTTTTATCGAAAGAACTTTGA
- a CDS encoding pyridoxine 5'-phosphate synthase, which yields MTQLSVNVNKIATLRNSRGGSIPSVILISEIILDAGAYGITIHPREDERHITKQDVFEIQNFLKSYNEKMIKNGSPKKEFNIEGEPSDRFLDLVLAAKPDQATLVPVKPGEITSDHGFDLKNKTVFQTLKPMVERLNKEGIRVSLFMETDFEQYPLVKELGAERIELYTGPFAYAYENSAEDGAKSFKSYELAAIEAHKLGLGVNAGHDLDTNNLKLFAKLPHLAEVSIGHRLVSQSLVDGMEKTIGDYLKVLSIKNEV from the coding sequence ATGACCCAATTAAGTGTCAATGTCAACAAGATCGCCACTCTCCGTAATTCTCGCGGTGGATCCATTCCTAGTGTCATTCTAATCTCAGAAATCATCTTGGATGCTGGTGCATACGGCATTACCATCCACCCCAGAGAAGATGAAAGGCATATCACCAAACAAGATGTATTCGAAATTCAGAATTTTCTAAAATCTTACAACGAAAAAATGATAAAAAACGGATCTCCGAAAAAGGAATTCAATATTGAAGGAGAACCAAGTGATAGGTTTTTGGACCTAGTCCTTGCTGCAAAACCAGACCAAGCCACACTCGTGCCGGTGAAACCTGGGGAAATCACTTCCGATCATGGATTTGACTTAAAAAACAAAACAGTGTTCCAAACCTTAAAACCAATGGTGGAAAGGTTAAACAAAGAAGGAATTCGAGTCTCTTTGTTTATGGAAACGGATTTTGAACAGTATCCTCTGGTAAAGGAACTCGGGGCGGAGCGGATTGAGCTGTATACTGGACCTTTTGCTTATGCTTATGAAAATTCAGCTGAAGATGGTGCCAAAAGTTTTAAAAGTTATGAATTGGCAGCAATAGAAGCCCACAAACTGGGATTAGGTGTCAATGCAGGCCACGACTTAGACACAAACAATTTAAAACTTTTTGCCAAACTCCCTCATTTAGCGGAAGTATCCATCGGCCATAGACTAGTAAGCCAAAGTCTTGTGGATGGAATGGAAAAAACCATTGGAGATTATCTCAAAGTTCTTTCGATAAAAAACGAAGTTTAG
- a CDS encoding FYDLN acid domain-containing protein, with protein MVAKKAVKKQAPPKKKAVAKEKPTKDAKSSSPKEDKKKAVAGAKAPATKAKAVPAPKTAVVAAKDKPAPVAKAPAVKIDPNNPLGKKFNCYSCGTKFYDLYKPEKKCPKCGADQLAKPAIKSRMAAIRSSEYEVEEEEEPVLEDDELMEETEELEESEEEEAATEEEE; from the coding sequence ATGGTCGCAAAAAAAGCAGTCAAGAAGCAGGCCCCGCCCAAGAAAAAAGCGGTAGCCAAAGAAAAACCAACCAAGGACGCCAAGTCCTCTTCCCCGAAGGAAGATAAAAAAAAGGCCGTAGCCGGCGCGAAAGCCCCCGCTACCAAGGCGAAAGCCGTACCAGCCCCCAAAACAGCAGTGGTAGCCGCTAAAGACAAACCGGCTCCTGTAGCGAAGGCTCCGGCCGTCAAAATTGATCCGAATAACCCTCTCGGCAAAAAGTTCAATTGTTACTCTTGTGGTACGAAATTTTACGATTTATACAAACCGGAAAAAAAATGCCCTAAATGCGGTGCCGACCAATTGGCAAAACCGGCCATCAAATCTAGAATGGCAGCCATCCGAAGTTCTGAATACGAAGTGGAAGAAGAGGAAGAGCCAGTTTTGGAAGATGATGAACTCATGGAAGAAACGGAAGAATTGGAAGAGTCTGAAGAAGAGGAGGCCGCAACCGAGGAAGAGGAGTGA
- the miaA gene encoding tRNA (adenosine(37)-N6)-dimethylallyltransferase MiaA, whose amino-acid sequence MILPVLGGPTGSGKTSLTQTLDPKRFEIVSFDSRQVYRDLPVGTTAPTLAESSHIRHWLVGFLTANESINASQFSLWAREAIADIQSRGKIPFLIGGTGFYLRAFLLGMYPVPNVPKETKDYVLELPLEEARVQLFDKDPKALATLSPQDGYRIKRALEVVLTGVLWSEVSKETVGGYLRDYPNVQVLGHWLDWPREILYQRIDERVKEITTGMLAETKEVVSKFGPDCPGLRTLGYNFALAFLNGTIDSNTFIEQLAQSHRNYAKRQITWFKKDPILSPISFEAAVQLYTNIDKI is encoded by the coding sequence GTGATCCTCCCCGTACTTGGTGGCCCCACTGGGTCTGGAAAGACCTCGCTCACCCAAACTCTCGACCCCAAACGTTTCGAAATTGTTTCTTTTGACTCACGCCAAGTCTACCGGGATCTTCCGGTAGGCACAACGGCCCCCACATTAGCAGAGTCCTCTCACATTCGCCATTGGCTTGTTGGTTTTTTAACTGCAAACGAATCCATCAATGCAAGTCAATTCTCCCTCTGGGCTCGCGAAGCCATCGCAGACATCCAATCCCGAGGAAAAATTCCATTTCTCATTGGCGGTACAGGATTTTACCTTCGTGCTTTTCTTTTGGGGATGTATCCCGTACCAAATGTACCCAAGGAAACCAAAGATTATGTTTTGGAACTTCCTTTAGAGGAAGCAAGGGTACAACTTTTTGACAAAGATCCAAAAGCACTCGCTACTTTGTCGCCGCAAGATGGATACCGAATCAAAAGGGCTTTGGAAGTCGTACTCACTGGCGTTTTGTGGTCAGAGGTTTCAAAGGAAACGGTCGGAGGTTATTTAAGAGATTATCCAAACGTCCAAGTACTTGGGCATTGGTTGGATTGGCCTCGTGAAATCCTCTACCAGAGGATCGATGAACGAGTGAAAGAGATCACCACGGGTATGTTAGCGGAGACAAAAGAAGTGGTTTCCAAGTTTGGACCTGACTGTCCGGGGCTAAGAACCTTAGGTTACAATTTTGCGCTTGCATTCCTAAATGGAACCATCGACAGTAATACATTCATTGAGCAGTTGGCCCAAAGCCATAGAAATTATGCGAAACGACAGATCACTTGGTTCAAAAAAGATCCAATACTTTCGCCCATTTCCTTCGAAGCCGCTGTCCAACTGTATACAAATATAGATAAAATATAG
- the hfq gene encoding RNA chaperone Hfq: protein MSAKNNIQDQLLNTARKEKIDLTIYLLNGVPLKGKVVSFDNFTIILENDNKQNLVYKHAISTIIPAKPIKLHSEETPKEAGGA, encoded by the coding sequence ATGTCGGCAAAAAATAATATCCAAGACCAACTTCTAAATACTGCAAGAAAGGAGAAAATAGATCTCACAATTTACTTGTTAAACGGAGTTCCGCTGAAAGGAAAGGTTGTTAGTTTTGACAACTTCACCATCATCTTAGAAAACGATAACAAACAGAATTTGGTGTACAAACACGCGATTTCTACCATCATCCCAGCAAAACCCATCAAACTTCACAGTGAAGAAACACCGAAAGAAGCGGGAGGAGCCTAA